The genomic DNA AATGAGAATGGCGGAGGTGAGAACCAAGTTCGCTTGCATCGCTCATGTATCCCGAAGTGCACCACACAAATGGAACACCATCGTACTACCGGATTGGAGAGACAACAACGATTGAATTAACGAAACCCCCGCGGCGTCTGGCGAGTCAATCCTTAAGCTTGCACGGACATCGCGTTCGCTATGGTCCATTCGCCGCGTCGTCTCGTCACCTTCTTGGTGGGAACAAAGACTCAGTCGTTCGATTCGTGGATCCACTCGCGGGCCGCACCGATCTCGTCGTGATCGAAGTATTTGATCTTGGCGGTGGTGAAGGGGCGACAGAAGACGGTCATCCCCTTTTCCCACTTCGATTCGCCTACGATGGCGAGCCGTTCGATGTGGTTGAAGTGCTTGAAATCGAACTTGATGTCCTCCCACAACGCTCCCGCTTCCCAGCCGTGGAAATCGTGCATGATCACCAGCATCCGCACCTTCCCGTATTCGGCGATCTTCGCTTCGGTCATCGGCACAAATTTCTCGTACGCCTCCTTGGACAACTTGCCGGTCAACTGGATCTCGACCACCTGTCCCTCGGCGTGCTCGGTAATAACAAATGACATGTCGATACTCCTGTGCAGAAGGGTTGAAGATTGAGTTTAACAACGCATGCTCATCGGTTGAAAACCGATGCAATCGAGTGCACACGTCGTACCAACGCTGGAAAACCCCAAACGGACAACGCCACAGTTGGTATCGAACGGGGCAGCGGTACAGAGTGTTATCGGCGCGGCCATTTTCTAACCAGGCAGACTTAGGTGAGACACTCCGTTTTATTGACGTTTGATATTCCAGCCCCTTGAAACCGACCGGCGGCCCGCTATTTGCATCGGTTAGTTGAAGTGTGCAACGCACATCGGCTGGCGGTCTATTCTGATCGGGCGGCTCGCTAGAACGTCTCGTACCAAAAGGGATCAAACATCATGAATCCATCGGAAATCAAGTCGATGATCGGGCGGCTCGCTTCCCCCGACGGTGTCGTTCGCGAGAGGGCACGGCAGGCATTGGTCGATTCCAAGGGTGAGGAGGTGATGGTCGCATTGATCGCGAGTTTGGACGACCGACGTCACCAGGTCCGTTGGGAAGCGGCCAAGGCATTGTCGGAGATCGGTGATTCGGCTGCGTCGTCGCCGCTGGTCCATGCGATGGACGACAGCGACAGCGATGTCGCTTGGGTAGCAGCCGAAGGCGTTGCCGGAATGGGAGAAGATGGTTTATCGGCGGTGCTCGGGGGACTGATTCGTTCGAGCCGTTCGGGAGAGTTTCACCGCGTTGCTCACCATGCGCTGAAAGAGTTCTCGCGGCGCGGGATCCGACGGGACGTTGTCAAATTTGTGATGAATGCGTTGGAAGGGGCTGAGCCGAAGCTGTCGGGACCGGTAGCAACCTACAAGGCGATGCGCCAAATGGATGTTCCCCGACTCGCTCCATAGCCAATGCCAGCGCCATCTGAAAACTCGATCGAAGAAAAGAAACCGCCGCTCTCCACCGCCAATCATCGTTTACCGGATAACAACGATGGTGGTCGCTGAGTTCAGGCGGTGGCGAGATTTGAGCCTGTAGCTGTAGTTCGCTTCGGTACGTGGGGCTCGCCTTACCGATAATTACCGATTCTTCGACAACATAAGTGAAGCCCAACATCGAGATCACTTCGTTGCCGAGGCAGGCAGAGTTAGCGATATTCCGTGCGCTGATCCTCGCGACGTCGCCTGCCGTCTACATATAGGAACTGCAAGAAGCGTACTCTTCCAGCGGCTCCAAATGGTTACCCATTTTTTGCCATGAAACCGGCTGAGTTTTGTACGTCCCGGCCAGAACTTGCCCACCGCGGCGCGGGGTTCAGTCGGGTCGAATCGGCGATCGCGTGCAGCAGTGGTTTCCAGACGAAGGGATTCCGATAGCGAGCCTCCAACGCAACAGCCGCCTGGATCTTTTCCAACGCCAGCGTTCGCTCGCCGGCTTTCCACAACGCGGCGGCTTCGGTCGCAGCAGCCTCCGCCTGTTGAGCATCGCGGGCGACGCGAGCCAACCACTCCGCTGCCTGTTCCCAGTGTTTTGCTTCCTCTCCCGACGTGGCACCGGCCAGCCATCGCGTTTGATGCGGCTTCATCCCATTGAGATCCAAGCCCATCGAACCAAACGACGTGGTCCAATCGCATCCCCGCCATCGATTCCGCCCCTTTTCGTAAGCGGCGTCGATCGCATTGGCCGCCTGCATCCGTTTGTTTCGAGTAATCACCTGTGGCTCCGACAAGAGAAAGATGGAAAAATGTAAGCATCGATGCCAGCCTCTAGTGAATTAGCACATCGCGTGCCAGCGACGACAAAGCGGCGTCCACTTCGCCGGGATACCCGCTCCCCATCGACCGCAAGCGGCTACGAAAGTCAAATGCATGTCTCGAACAAAACGCAACTATTGGCTCACCCTGGCGATCATCGCCTCCTTCATCGCCGTTGCTGTCTTTGGCATCGTGACCTTTCGCAACACCTTTGCCGTTCGCGAAGTCGAGCAACGGATCGCCAAATCGCATGCCGTTCGCGAAGCGACGCACCAACTGCTCTCGTCGGTCAAAGACATGCAAACCGGGCAACGGGGATATCTGTTGACCGGCAATCCGATCTATCTGGAGCCCTATCGGATCGGCGTCGAACAGATCCAAGCCGGTTTCGCCCGACTGCGAGATCTGACGGCCGACAATCCGATCCAGCTGAAGCATCTCGATGAGATGCAACAATTGGTCGAAGAAAAGCACGAATACCTCGCCCATACGATCCAGTTGCGCAGCGAAGCCCCCAACGAATCGATCGGCGATCAGGTCATCGAGATCGTGAAGTCGGGCGAAGGGGAAGGGACGATGGAGAAGTTGCGAGATGTCGCCAAACAAATCCTGACCCATGAAGGGGAGTTGTTGCAGCAACGCGAAGCGGCCTCCGAACACGATGCGGAGGTGTCGCGAACGGCGATCATGGCTGGGCATGCGATCGCGTTGGGATTGATCGTGATCGCCGGCTTTGTCGCGCACGTCGATCGCAAGAAACGGGACAGCGCCGAAACGCGGCTCGATGCAAAACAGTCCGAACTCGCCGCCGTCATCAATTCGGCCAACGATGGGATCATCGCGTTCAACCGCGACTTGGGGATCCGTTTGACCAATCCTGCCGCGGCGGCGATGTGGGGCATCGATAGCGCGACGTCGGTCGGACAATCGCTGTTGAATTTTGTTCCTCACCAGCGCAGAGAAGCCTTCCGCCATCGGGTGCAGGACTTCCTCGAATCGTCGGAAGCGTCGATGCCGTTCACCGACGGCGTCGGGCTGCGCAGCAATGGCGAGGAGTTTCCCTGCCAGGGAGAGATCACTAAGACGCGGTCGGGCGAGGAGGATTTCCTAACGCTGATCCTGGCCGACGTCAGCCAATCGCGCGACCTGAACGCCAAGCTGCGACAGCATACGCTGATCTTAGATCAGGTTCGCGACGCGGTTTTGGTCTGTGATAAAGACGATCAGATCCTGTCGTGGAACGAAGGTGCTCATCGATTGTACGGATTGTCCAAATCCGAAGCGCTTGGCAAGAACGCGGCACAGCTATTGTTCCCCGACGATCGCCCGCTGTGGGATGCGGGCCGCGATGCCACGCTGGCCGCGGGGGACTACTCAGCCGAATTTACGCAGCGGACAGCCGATGGCCGCCAACGGATTGTCGAACAACGGCGATCGCTACTGCGGAACGAACAGGGAGAACCGACGGCTCAGCTGATTTTGAGTATCGATGTCTCCGACCGTAAACGGGAAGAGGCGAAAGAGCGTCGCAGTCAGCGGCTCGAAAGTATCGGTACGTTGGCCGGCGGTGTCGCGCACGATCTGAACAACGTCCTGACCCCGATCTTGATGAGTGGCAAGCTGCTGAAACAGGGCAGTCCCAACGCAAGCCGTTTGCACGACACGATCGTCACCAGTGCCCAGCGTGGAGCGCAGATGATTCAAAAGCTGCTGGCGTTTGCTGGCGGCGATCAATCGCAAAGCGAGGAGGTCGACCTGCGCGAGATCCTTAGCGAGCTGGAAGAGATCCTCAGCCACACGCTGCAGAAGACGATCGACCTGCAGATCAGCATCCCCGACAAGCTCGATTTGATCCACGCCGACAGCACCGAACTGTCGCAGGTGCTGATGAACCTGGCGATCAACGCCCGCGATGCGATGCCCGGCGGCGGCCGGTTGGACATCCAAGTCGAAAACTTTTATGTCGACCCTTCGCGTGCCTCACACAGCGATAACCTCAACGCGGGTCCACATGTGCTGCTGACGGTTGCCGACAGCGGAGAAGGGATTCCCAATGAGGTGATCGAACGGATCTTCGACCCTTTCTTCACGACAAAAGCTCAGGGCAAAGGAACGGGGCTGGGGCTGGCGACGACGCTCGGAATCGTGCGATCCTTCGGCGGGGATGTCACCGTCTACAGCGAACCGCTGGCCGGGACGATCTTTTCCGTCTATCTTCCCTCGTCGAAACTAACGCAGCCGAAGGTTCCCGCCGCGAGGGTCGAAAACCACCAGCCGCCTCGAGGCAATGGCGAATTGATCCTGATCGTCGACGATGAATCGCTGATCGTGGAAACCTCGTGCGAGACGCTGCAATCGAATCGCTACCGCACGGTCGCAGCTCGCAGCGGCGCCGAAGCTGTCGCCGTTTTCCAGAGCCGCGGCGATGAGATCGATTGCGTGTTACTTGATATGATGATGCCAGGGATGGATGGGTTGGACACCAAAGACGCTCTCCGCGAGCTCAACCCGAACGTGCGAGTGATCGCCAGCAGCGGCTTGCGACGGCCAGGCAGCAGCGGTGGCCGGCTGGTCGACGTCGACGGCTTCCTTCCCAAACCTTATACCGACGAACAACTTTTAAACATGCTCCGAAACGTTCTGGACGCGTAGCGATCGCCCTTGGTGGGCGGGCTTCGCGTCCTGGCAATCCCCGCTTGGATCCGAGAAGAGTCGAACGAGCAGCAACGAGCCACGGCATGA from Rosistilla oblonga includes the following:
- a CDS encoding STAS/SEC14 domain-containing protein, with product MSFVITEHAEGQVVEIQLTGKLSKEAYEKFVPMTEAKIAEYGKVRMLVIMHDFHGWEAGALWEDIKFDFKHFNHIERLAIVGESKWEKGMTVFCRPFTTAKIKYFDHDEIGAAREWIHESND
- a CDS encoding HEAT repeat domain-containing protein, which gives rise to MNPSEIKSMIGRLASPDGVVRERARQALVDSKGEEVMVALIASLDDRRHQVRWEAAKALSEIGDSAASSPLVHAMDDSDSDVAWVAAEGVAGMGEDGLSAVLGGLIRSSRSGEFHRVAHHALKEFSRRGIRRDVVKFVMNALEGAEPKLSGPVATYKAMRQMDVPRLAP
- a CDS encoding CHASE3 domain-containing protein — translated: MSRTKRNYWLTLAIIASFIAVAVFGIVTFRNTFAVREVEQRIAKSHAVREATHQLLSSVKDMQTGQRGYLLTGNPIYLEPYRIGVEQIQAGFARLRDLTADNPIQLKHLDEMQQLVEEKHEYLAHTIQLRSEAPNESIGDQVIEIVKSGEGEGTMEKLRDVAKQILTHEGELLQQREAASEHDAEVSRTAIMAGHAIALGLIVIAGFVAHVDRKKRDSAETRLDAKQSELAAVINSANDGIIAFNRDLGIRLTNPAAAAMWGIDSATSVGQSLLNFVPHQRREAFRHRVQDFLESSEASMPFTDGVGLRSNGEEFPCQGEITKTRSGEEDFLTLILADVSQSRDLNAKLRQHTLILDQVRDAVLVCDKDDQILSWNEGAHRLYGLSKSEALGKNAAQLLFPDDRPLWDAGRDATLAAGDYSAEFTQRTADGRQRIVEQRRSLLRNEQGEPTAQLILSIDVSDRKREEAKERRSQRLESIGTLAGGVAHDLNNVLTPILMSGKLLKQGSPNASRLHDTIVTSAQRGAQMIQKLLAFAGGDQSQSEEVDLREILSELEEILSHTLQKTIDLQISIPDKLDLIHADSTELSQVLMNLAINARDAMPGGGRLDIQVENFYVDPSRASHSDNLNAGPHVLLTVADSGEGIPNEVIERIFDPFFTTKAQGKGTGLGLATTLGIVRSFGGDVTVYSEPLAGTIFSVYLPSSKLTQPKVPAARVENHQPPRGNGELILIVDDESLIVETSCETLQSNRYRTVAARSGAEAVAVFQSRGDEIDCVLLDMMMPGMDGLDTKDALRELNPNVRVIASSGLRRPGSSGGRLVDVDGFLPKPYTDEQLLNMLRNVLDA